The genomic stretch CTATGCAAGATTTTCGCTGATGGGCCAAAGAATACGCGAGTGAGTGTTATAAATGTTGTGTGAGATTGATATTAAAGTCATGAGCAAAAATATTGCTTTCGATTAAGTCATCACTGAACTCTTTGGCCACGATGATATCGTGTGTCTGGGTATAATGTTTACTTTTGCTGTTATAAAAACAATGCACAACGGGCAGCGAGAGATTGTTTTCTTTAAAGCATTTTACATAACCAACTTTGCCTGATTTTAATTGAACCAAAGAGCCAGGCGGGTAAACGCTAATACTGTGAATTATTTTTTTGATTAATACGTCTGAAAACAAACTTGGCGCATGTTTGAGTAAGTATTTAAACACGGCAGGGGAAGAAAAAGGCTTTTCTCCCTCAAAGCCAAAATGTAATGAGTCAAATGTATCGCAAATGGTCAGTATTTTTTGTGCTGCGCTAAGTTGAGCACTGTTAAGCTGCTCTGGATACCCTGAGCCATCTTCTCGTTCGAGTTGTTGCTGGCAAAGTGAAAGTGTCAGCTCACAGGCACCACCGCTCGAGTTGAGAATGTGCTGAGTATATTGGCAATATTTATGACGTTGTACTTTTAAATATGGGTTGAGCAAGTGATCTTGACGCTGTAATTGTTCAGCAAGTTTGTATTTTCCTAAGTCATGAAGCAGGCCAGTCATAAATAATGCTTGTACTTCGTCACTAGGGCGTTTTAACTGTTTCGCGCAAATCATCGCTAAAATAGCGACGCGGATGCTGTGCCCAATTATCGAATTAGGGACTGAACAGATGTTTGCGATGCACAGTAAAGTGCTAGGCTGGCGAGTGATGGATTCATTTACGTGTTCACCAAGCTGTGCTAATTGGCCAATATTAATGGGTTGAAAAGATAACACCCGCTCTTCAAGATTGAGCATCGCTTGCTCTAACTGTTCGTACAGAGCCTGTGCATGAGGGAATTCATCACTAAAGTGGTGATGTTTTGTTTTCGGTGTTTTTTCAATAATCGGTGCTTGTTTACTTTGTTGTTCTTTTAACGTGCGATATGGATCAACAAGTACTTCTATAACGCCTTTTTGCTGTAAATCTTTTATGGCTTTTTTATTTCGAACCCAACCTGTTTGTACCACTCTGACATCACCAAGTTGTTTGGTGACTTTTTCAACATAACTACCAACGGTTAATTTAGTGATGGATACGCGTTCAAATGAGTTCATGGGTTTACACTGTTAACTTAAGACGGAATTCCTAAAAAATCGCATTAAATCAATGGCGAAATCTTCAGGTTTGATGGCCGATTCTAACTCATCTTGGTTGTGTTTATCAGCTAAATTTATGTCTTTTACTTCAGTGTGGTGATGGTGTTTTGCGCTATAAAAAGTTTTCACCCATGGTTTAAGTGGATTGTCGAAGTTGCTTTGTGAAACAATACCAAGCTTTTGGCTTTTTAATTTGACTAAGGTGCCGACAGGGTGAATACCAATACATTTAATGAATTGATTAACGAGCTCTGTATCAAAACAGTTAGGGGTGTCATCTTTGATGATCTTAAATGCATTAATTGGGTTCATCCCATCTTTGTAAACGCGCTTTGCTGTGAGGGCATCGTATACGTCGACAATAGCAATCATACGGACATGCTGAGGAATATCATCACCTTTGAGTCCAAATGGGTAACCTCGCCCATCTAATCGCTCATGATGGTAGGCTGCAATGTCGACTGCAACCCCAGATAAGCCAGACTCTTCTAAGATCTCTTTGCTAAAACGCGCATGATCTTTCATTTGTATGAACTCATCATCAGTAAACTTGCCCGGTTTGTTGAGGATTTCGTCTTGGATTTTTATCTTGCCAATATCGTGCAGGAGTGCGCCAGTCGCCATTTGATGCATGATGTCACGCTCGATATGCAGGTGCTTGGCAAAAATAGTCATTAAAACAGAGACGTTAATAGAGTGCTCAAGCAGGTAGGCGTCTTTTTCTCTAATACGCGTCATGCAAGCCAATGCATCTTGATTTCTAAAAATTGAATCAATAAATCCATCTGCGACCTCTTCAAATGGACCAATAGCAATTTTTTTACCCGCACGGATAGATTCGATGGCTTTTTCTTGTAATGATTTCGCTTCGGTATAGAGCTTTTCAGCTTTACCTATTTCACTGGAGACACTGACACTATGTTGAGTAGGGTCATAGCGTTGCTTTTGGGCTTGAGAGTGTTCATTAGTTGTAGATGAGGTCGAATCTTGGTTGTCATCAGGTAATGTTTTGTCTGTGTCTATTTCAACTTCTAATATACCCGCGTTGATCAATTGAGAAATAGAGTCAGAGGTTCTTACCCAGCCTTGGTTTTTAATTTTGAATTGCCCACGCTGTTTGGTGACGCTGTGAACAAACATACCAGGTGCAAGATTTTTTATGGCAATTTTTTTTATCATCGCTACAAACTTAAAACAGATAGTCTTTTAAAATTAGCAACAAACCTCAGATAAACCTAGCGCAAGGCTAAATAAAAGTAGTTTAGTAACAATAAAAAAGGGTGCAAATGCACCCTTTTGTTTAATAACTCAATAAGTTAATTATTCATCATCATCCACAGCTAGCGTCATTAGCGAGGTATTCCCGCCTGAGGCTGTTGTATCAATGCTGATTGTCTTTTCGGTAATTAAACGAGAAATTAATGTGTCGTAATATTCACTACTGATCACCGGTAGAATAGCGCCTGTTCTAGCAGCTAATTGCTTACTAAAATAACCTAAACGCGATGAACGAGCGGCTACAACGGCTCCCGCTAAGTGAGTATGTGCCAAAATTGCTTGTAACTGATTTGGTTTAGCAACTTGGAATACACCTTCGGCAACGCCTGTAGAGATAAACTTATCTTTGAAGGCGGTTGCTTCATCATAGAACAGCTCAGATGCTACTGTGATAACGGTATTACCTGCAGCAAGTGCAGTGATGATTGATAGCACCCAGAAATTAAACGAGGTGCTCTTATCTGCGTAACACACCACACAACCACGAGGCTCTAAATACAGAATGTTTGATTCACCTGTTGGCCCAGGCAATATTTTTGCCTTTTTCATGCGCTTTTCAACACGATTTAATTGGCTACGTGCATCAGCTAAGGTTGCGGCTAAATCATCAGCCAGTTCATTAACGATATCAACCGTTGCGACTTTTGCCAGCAATTGACGGACAACAGAGATACGGTCATTTAATGGTGTTGCGCGCCAAATTTTCTCATCACGTAATGATTTTTGCATGATTTGATTAACTTGTTCAACAGCGCCAGGGAAGTGATGGGTTTCTAACTCATCGGCTGTTAAATCAGTCATTTGCACGTTTACTGGTGATGCTTTTTCTTTTACAAGACGAGTTAAATAGTTCGGGCCACCTGCTTTTGGACCTGTACCAGATAAACCACGTCCACCAAACGGCTGCACACCCACAACCGCACCAATCATATTACGGTTAACGTAGATATTACCGGCACGAGACATTTTGGCTAAATATTCAGCGCGGGCTTCGATACGCGTATGAATACCCATTGTTAAACCAAAACCTGTGGCGTTCACTTGATCGATAACGTTATCTAATTGTTCACCTTTAAAGCGAATCACATGAACACACGGACCAAACACTTCTTTTTTCAAAACGGATAAGTCGCTGATTTCATATAAACGTGGCGCGAAGAAGTAGTGGCCTGTTTCGCCCATATTCGGTAATTCACATTGATAATGAAGTGTCGCACGGCCTTTTAGGTACTCAACATGTTCATTTAAGGCATTAAGTGCCTTTTGGTCGATCACTGGGCCAACATCGGTCGATAGCATGGCAGGATCACCGACGTGTAGCTCACTCATTGCACCTTTGATCATACGAATAACGTTATCAGCGATTTCTTCTTGAATGAATAAAACGCGCAGTGCTGAGCAGCGCTGACCAGCACTTTGGAAACCAGAAGCAATCACATCATCAACGACTTGCTCAGGTAAAGCTGTTGAGTCAACGATCATACAGTTTTGACCACCGGTTTCGGCGATAAGTGGTACTTGAATGTCGTCACGCTCAGCAAGCGTTTGTGAAATGCGCGTGCCTGTTTCGGTTGAACCCGTAAACATTACAGCTTGAATACGTGGATCAGGAACAATCACTTTGCCTACTTCAGAACCACGTGCAATAACGGCTTGGACAACATCTTTAGGTAGTCCGACCGTTTGCATTAATTCAATGGCACGTAATGCAATTAAACTTGTTTGTTCAGCTGGTTTGGCAATAACCACATTACCCGTCACAATTGCTGCGGCAACTTGGCCTAAGAATATAGCCAGAGGGAAATTCCATGGGCTGATACATAAAATGACACCGCGCGCTTCAAAACGCTCATCTTTTGCTAATTCTTCAGCGCGAGCTGCATAATAACGACAAAAATCGACTGCTTCACGAACTTCATCGACACCATCTTGAGGGATTTTACCCGCTTCTTTAATACAAATGGCGATTAATTCATCACGATGACGTTCAAGGATATCGGCTGTGCGACGTAAAATGTCTGCACGTTCTTGTACTGGCGTATTTGACCAATCGCTAAGCTGCGCTTCCGCTTTTTCGATGAGTTGGCGCATTTGCGCTTCATCTTGCAATTCAATATGGCCGATGATTTCGTTGTGGTTTGCCGGATTTTTAACTGGCTGGCTACCTGCAGGAATATTTTGTTCGCTGATCAGATTGTCGTTTAACCACTGTTCTAAATTCGCTTTAAATGGCGTGATGTGGTTGATATCTGTCAGGTCAATGCCTTTAGAGTTTGCTCTTTCTTCGCCAAAAATATTAATAGGTAAAGCGATTTGGTTGTTGTATTTATTACTTAAGCCTTGCAATGTTTCTACAGGATCAGGGAGTAAAGACTCAACAGGCTTGCTCTCATCAACGATGGCGTTTACAAACGATGAATTGGCGCCATTTTCAAGTAAGCGGCGTACTAAGTAAGCAAGTAAGTCTTCATGTTGACCAACAGGTGCATACACACGACATTGTACTTTATCTTGAGTCACGATTTGGTCGAATAACGACTCACCCATTCCGTGTAAACGTTGGAACTCAAATCCTTCACAATCGCCTTTTGCGACTTCTAAAATCGTTGCCGCAGTGTATGCATTGTGTGTCGCAAACTGTGGGAAAATAACATCGCGAGCAGCCATTAGTTTCATGGCACAGGCTTTGTAAGAAACGTCAGTAGTGGCTTTACGAGTAAACACTGGGAAATGATCGAGACCATCTTTTTGGCTATTTTTTATTTCGCTATCCCAGTATGCGCCTTTTACAAGACGAACCATCAGTTTTCGGCCAACACGTTGGGCTAAATCAACTAACCATTCAATCACAAACGTGGCACGCTTTTGATAAGCTTGAACAGCTAAACCAAAGCCATTCCAAGTGCCTAAATCAGGATCTGAGAAGACCGCTTCGATAATGTCTAATGAAATATCCAAGCGCTCAGCTTCTTCCGCATCGACGGTAAAACCGATGTCATAATCTTTAGCGATTAAGGCTAATGCTTTTAATTTTGGTACTAGCTCGGCCATTACACGTTTTTTATGAGTGAACTCGTAACGCGGGTGAATCGCAGATAATTTGACTGAAATACCCGGGCTTTTAATTGGGCCACGTTTATTTGCCGCTTTACCAATTGCATGAATCGCATTGACATAACTTTGATAATAACGGTCGGCATCCGCTTGGGTACGTGCCCCTTCGCCTAGCATGTCGTATGAATAGACATAGCCTTTTTGTTCTTTTTCAATTGCGCGTTCAATCGCTTCATCAATGGTGCGGCCCATCACGAACTGCTTACCCATGATTTTCATGGCGTATTGAACTGATTTACGAATAACCGGTTCGCCTAAACGGCCTAGTGTTTTTTTCAGGACACCGAATTGGTCATCTTTGCTTTTATCTGAGTAATTCACCATTTTACCAGTGAATAGCAATCCCCAGCTTGATGCATTTACAAATAATGATTCGCTATTCCCTAAGTGTGAACTCCAGTCGCCATTTGCTAACTTGTCACGGATCAGGCTTTCTTGGGTTTGTTTGTCTGGCACACGAAGTAAGGCTTCGGCTAAACACATCAAGACAACGCCTTCTTCTGAAGACAAAGAGAACTCATTTAGCAGTGCGTCAACACCCCCTTGGCCTTCTTGATCTTCACGAATATTGACAACAAGCTGTCGGGCACGCTCCCAAGCACGGCTTCGAGCCGTCACACCCACTTCTGCAAGTGGTAAAATATAATCAATTACTTCATTTTCATCGATGCGATAGAAGTCGCGGATCTTTTGTCTGATCGGACACTGTGTAGTTAAATCACCGTTATAAAGCATTGCAAACCCTCAAAAATCAAAAATGGAGCCAAACAAATTAAAGCCGCATTCTATATAATATACATCAGAACATGCTGGTTAATTTTGCCAAAATACCGTAAATTACAGCGCATATTTAGTTTTTCACAGCATAAAATACTGCCATGAGCCAACCTAAAGTCAGCCGCGCATTGGATCGCATCGACCTTGCCATTTTAGACGTGTTGCAAAAAAACGGAAAATTATCCAATGTGAACTTGGCAAAAGAAGTCAACCTGAGTCCGAGCCCATGTTTAGATAGAGTTAAACGCCTCGAAAAAGACGGATTTATAGAAAGCTATCGTGCGGTGCTAAATGCAGAAAAACTCAATCAAGGTTTGATGGCGCATGTGCAAATAACTTTGGCTAAATCGACCACAGATGTATTTAAAGACTTTAAAAAACATGTACTCGCGATCCCTGAGGTCGCTGAATGTGACATGGTCGCGGGTGGGTTTGATTACCTATTAAAAATACGTGTCGCAGATATGGCGCAATATCGAGAGGTGCTCGGTAAATTAGTCGATATTCCTGGAGTGGCGACAAACTATACCTACATGATTATTGAAAAAGTCAAAAAAGATGCCGGACTGCTGTTATAACACGATATAAAAAAAAGCACCTGAGGTGCTTTTTTATATCTTGAATGATTTTTTAGAAAGGTTGTTTATGCCCAGCCATCATGGCGTCTACGGCGAGATAAAATCAGAGTAATAATGATGCCAAACAACAGCCCTGTGAAGGCGATTGCAGCACCATACATTAATAGTTCACGTTTTTCTTTTTCGCTGTTTTGTCTTTGTTGCTGAGTATGCTGCTGATTGTTATTCAATGCATCAGCTAGCTTTTGTTTGAGTTGTGCGTTGAGTTGTTCAAGTTGTGAATTCGCATCTTGTAATTGTGGGACGATGTTAGCATTGCTAGCCAGTAATTGTTCATTGGCCATCAACTTGTCTTTTAACGTCACAATTTCAACACTCATACCGGGCTGTTTTGTGATAAAACGTTGGTCGACCCATCCTGTGCGTCCTTTGTCATCTTTAACTTGTGCGTAGCCTTCTTCAACGGCTAGCTGAATAAGCTGTGTACCAGCGGTGACAGACCCTAAAATTCGAAAGTTTTTTCCTGCACCTGCATGCATATATACATATAAATCATCAATGATATAAACGCTTTGATCTGAGGGGGTGTTTTCAGTGTCTGTTTCTGCTTGCGTGGCCCATGGTGCAATGGTTAATGCGGCAATAAATAATAAATGTTTAAACATCCCAAACCTTTGATAATTAATTATGATTGTTAGCAAACAAATAGTATGAATTTCCCACTGTAATAGCAAGTTATCGGAGAAATCAGTATCGTTTGAAGGTAATTTAAGTAAAAAATTTGCAATCTGTCAGCGGGATAGTTATTTTGGTGACTTCTATGAATTAATATAAAGCTATCTAACCTCTATGGATACAGAGATAGAACTGAAATTTCTCGTTTCAGAAAAAGTCATCACTCAATTACCCGCGTTAATTACTCAGTTTGCCAAAAAAGTAACGAATTATCCCGCACGTAACTTACTTAATGCCTATTTTGATACTCCAAGCAGAGAGCTTCGGGCATTGGATATTGGTTTGCGAACTCGATGTTGTGATAATGAATGCGAACAAACTATCAAATTAGCAGGGCAAGTCGTGGGTGGCTTGCATCAACGGCCAGAGTATAACTTACCACTAGAAAGTAAGCGTCCTGATTTACAGGCTTTTCCGGAAGGGATTTGGCCTCATGGCATGCAAGTTGCGGCGATTAATCATAGTTTGTATCCTATTTTTAGCACGAACTTTATTCGCCGTACTTGGTTGATTGAAACTGACAATGGTTCTGAAATCGAAGTCGTATTAGATAAAGGTGAGATAAACGCCAGCGGGCAAGTCGAGGTGATTTGCGAAGTTGAGATGGAATTGAAAAAAGGCCAACGTAGTGATGTATTTGCTTTAGCAAAGCAGCTGATTAATTGCCAAGAAGTGCGTTTAGGTTTGTATAGTAAAGCGGCTCGTGGTTATATGCTGGCAGATAAAAAGCCTCTTAAAGCCGATAAGTACATCAATTTTGTGCCGCTAAAATCTGATATGAATCAAGAGCAAGCATTTAGTGCTTGTTTGAATTATGCGATAGCCTTTGTACAAAAACATGAGCAGTGTTATTTCGAAGATGCCAAGTTTAAAACTTTAAAACGCATGATTGACGGAATTACATTAATTCGTCATGCATTGTGGTTATTCGAAGCTGTGGTCGATAAACAAAGCACTGAACATTTACGTCAAGAATTAAAGTGGGTGATGCAAAGTTTTGCTTGGGTTGAAACGGCGATTCAAATTAAGACATTTACCTCTAAAAAGCATGTGTTCTACAAGAAAATCAGTAAAGCGCCGACGCTTGACAGTATGATCACTGGCTTAAGACAGCGACGACCTCGAATAGCAGCCATCAAAGCTATTTTTCAATCACCACGTTATAACAACTTGGTTCTTGATTTGACTACTTTTTTAGTCGATAGAAAGTGGCGACAAACCTGGTCTGCAGAGCAAGAACAAGCAGCACAAGAAAAAGTTGTTGATATTGCCGCCAAGCTATTTGAAAAAGACTGGCAAGAAATAAATGCTATTTTCCCTGTTAAGCATGCATTTTCAACCCAAGATTACTTAGCGCAAAAGCAGCAGTTACAACGTAACCTGTTAAGTGGTGCATGTTTAGGTGCATTATTTTCGAAACAAAGTCGAGATGAATTTCGCAGCCCTTGGTTTGATATTATCGAAGGGATTGATGAGCTCAGTACTTTAGATTATTTACGTGAGCTGTGTGAGCAGCAAGAAAGTGACGACTTACTGCATATTCAAACGTGGCTCGGGCAAAAAACAGATAATCTACTTGCAGCAATGGAGCAAAGTCGGTTGGTGACACAAAAACAAGTCCCTTATTGGCGTTAGATAAAATGCCTCGTTATTTTGCTCTGCTCATACTGTTAGTTTGGAGTAATGTTTATGCAGAGCCG from Pseudoalteromonas ulvae UL12 encodes the following:
- a CDS encoding HD-GYP domain-containing protein, whose translation is MNSFERVSITKLTVGSYVEKVTKQLGDVRVVQTGWVRNKKAIKDLQQKGVIEVLVDPYRTLKEQQSKQAPIIEKTPKTKHHHFSDEFPHAQALYEQLEQAMLNLEERVLSFQPINIGQLAQLGEHVNESITRQPSTLLCIANICSVPNSIIGHSIRVAILAMICAKQLKRPSDEVQALFMTGLLHDLGKYKLAEQLQRQDHLLNPYLKVQRHKYCQYTQHILNSSGGACELTLSLCQQQLEREDGSGYPEQLNSAQLSAAQKILTICDTFDSLHFGFEGEKPFSSPAVFKYLLKHAPSLFSDVLIKKIIHSISVYPPGSLVQLKSGKVGYVKCFKENNLSLPVVHCFYNSKSKHYTQTHDIIVAKEFSDDLIESNIFAHDFNINLTQHL
- a CDS encoding HD-GYP domain-containing protein, whose amino-acid sequence is MKKIAIKNLAPGMFVHSVTKQRGQFKIKNQGWVRTSDSISQLINAGILEVEIDTDKTLPDDNQDSTSSTTNEHSQAQKQRYDPTQHSVSVSSEIGKAEKLYTEAKSLQEKAIESIRAGKKIAIGPFEEVADGFIDSIFRNQDALACMTRIREKDAYLLEHSINVSVLMTIFAKHLHIERDIMHQMATGALLHDIGKIKIQDEILNKPGKFTDDEFIQMKDHARFSKEILEESGLSGVAVDIAAYHHERLDGRGYPFGLKGDDIPQHVRMIAIVDVYDALTAKRVYKDGMNPINAFKIIKDDTPNCFDTELVNQFIKCIGIHPVGTLVKLKSQKLGIVSQSNFDNPLKPWVKTFYSAKHHHHTEVKDINLADKHNQDELESAIKPEDFAIDLMRFFRNSVLS
- the putA gene encoding bifunctional proline dehydrogenase/L-glutamate gamma-semialdehyde dehydrogenase PutA; the encoded protein is MLYNGDLTTQCPIRQKIRDFYRIDENEVIDYILPLAEVGVTARSRAWERARQLVVNIREDQEGQGGVDALLNEFSLSSEEGVVLMCLAEALLRVPDKQTQESLIRDKLANGDWSSHLGNSESLFVNASSWGLLFTGKMVNYSDKSKDDQFGVLKKTLGRLGEPVIRKSVQYAMKIMGKQFVMGRTIDEAIERAIEKEQKGYVYSYDMLGEGARTQADADRYYQSYVNAIHAIGKAANKRGPIKSPGISVKLSAIHPRYEFTHKKRVMAELVPKLKALALIAKDYDIGFTVDAEEAERLDISLDIIEAVFSDPDLGTWNGFGLAVQAYQKRATFVIEWLVDLAQRVGRKLMVRLVKGAYWDSEIKNSQKDGLDHFPVFTRKATTDVSYKACAMKLMAARDVIFPQFATHNAYTAATILEVAKGDCEGFEFQRLHGMGESLFDQIVTQDKVQCRVYAPVGQHEDLLAYLVRRLLENGANSSFVNAIVDESKPVESLLPDPVETLQGLSNKYNNQIALPINIFGEERANSKGIDLTDINHITPFKANLEQWLNDNLISEQNIPAGSQPVKNPANHNEIIGHIELQDEAQMRQLIEKAEAQLSDWSNTPVQERADILRRTADILERHRDELIAICIKEAGKIPQDGVDEVREAVDFCRYYAARAEELAKDERFEARGVILCISPWNFPLAIFLGQVAAAIVTGNVVIAKPAEQTSLIALRAIELMQTVGLPKDVVQAVIARGSEVGKVIVPDPRIQAVMFTGSTETGTRISQTLAERDDIQVPLIAETGGQNCMIVDSTALPEQVVDDVIASGFQSAGQRCSALRVLFIQEEIADNVIRMIKGAMSELHVGDPAMLSTDVGPVIDQKALNALNEHVEYLKGRATLHYQCELPNMGETGHYFFAPRLYEISDLSVLKKEVFGPCVHVIRFKGEQLDNVIDQVNATGFGLTMGIHTRIEARAEYLAKMSRAGNIYVNRNMIGAVVGVQPFGGRGLSGTGPKAGGPNYLTRLVKEKASPVNVQMTDLTADELETHHFPGAVEQVNQIMQKSLRDEKIWRATPLNDRISVVRQLLAKVATVDIVNELADDLAATLADARSQLNRVEKRMKKAKILPGPTGESNILYLEPRGCVVCYADKSTSFNFWVLSIITALAAGNTVITVASELFYDEATAFKDKFISTGVAEGVFQVAKPNQLQAILAHTHLAGAVVAARSSRLGYFSKQLAARTGAILPVISSEYYDTLISRLITEKTISIDTTASGGNTSLMTLAVDDDE
- a CDS encoding winged helix-turn-helix transcriptional regulator, with the translated sequence MSQPKVSRALDRIDLAILDVLQKNGKLSNVNLAKEVNLSPSPCLDRVKRLEKDGFIESYRAVLNAEKLNQGLMAHVQITLAKSTTDVFKDFKKHVLAIPEVAECDMVAGGFDYLLKIRVADMAQYREVLGKLVDIPGVATNYTYMIIEKVKKDAGLLL
- a CDS encoding TIGR04211 family SH3 domain-containing protein produces the protein MFKHLLFIAALTIAPWATQAETDTENTPSDQSVYIIDDLYVYMHAGAGKNFRILGSVTAGTQLIQLAVEEGYAQVKDDKGRTGWVDQRFITKQPGMSVEIVTLKDKLMANEQLLASNANIVPQLQDANSQLEQLNAQLKQKLADALNNNQQHTQQQRQNSEKEKRELLMYGAAIAFTGLLFGIIITLILSRRRRHDGWA
- a CDS encoding CYTH and CHAD domain-containing protein, with the translated sequence MDTEIELKFLVSEKVITQLPALITQFAKKVTNYPARNLLNAYFDTPSRELRALDIGLRTRCCDNECEQTIKLAGQVVGGLHQRPEYNLPLESKRPDLQAFPEGIWPHGMQVAAINHSLYPIFSTNFIRRTWLIETDNGSEIEVVLDKGEINASGQVEVICEVEMELKKGQRSDVFALAKQLINCQEVRLGLYSKAARGYMLADKKPLKADKYINFVPLKSDMNQEQAFSACLNYAIAFVQKHEQCYFEDAKFKTLKRMIDGITLIRHALWLFEAVVDKQSTEHLRQELKWVMQSFAWVETAIQIKTFTSKKHVFYKKISKAPTLDSMITGLRQRRPRIAAIKAIFQSPRYNNLVLDLTTFLVDRKWRQTWSAEQEQAAQEKVVDIAAKLFEKDWQEINAIFPVKHAFSTQDYLAQKQQLQRNLLSGACLGALFSKQSRDEFRSPWFDIIEGIDELSTLDYLRELCEQQESDDLLHIQTWLGQKTDNLLAAMEQSRLVTQKQVPYWR